One segment of Streptosporangiales bacterium DNA contains the following:
- a CDS encoding redoxin domain-containing protein: MTDGSADTEAALSGALPVGAQAPEFELTDQFGATTRLADFRGDKAVLLVFYPFSFTGVCTSEMKALQKRIEDFQNDSVQVLGVSCDSAFVQRVFSERERLSFPVLSDHWPHGATAQQYGVFDDELGAARRGTFVIDTDGVVRWQVLNAIPNARSSEAYVEALGAL; encoded by the coding sequence ATGACCGACGGCAGCGCGGACACCGAAGCGGCGCTCAGCGGGGCGCTCCCCGTCGGCGCCCAGGCGCCCGAATTCGAGCTCACCGACCAGTTCGGCGCCACCACACGGCTGGCGGACTTCCGCGGCGACAAGGCCGTCCTCCTGGTCTTCTACCCGTTCTCCTTCACCGGCGTCTGCACGAGCGAGATGAAGGCGCTGCAGAAGCGGATCGAGGACTTCCAGAACGACTCCGTGCAGGTCCTCGGTGTCTCGTGCGACTCCGCGTTCGTGCAGCGTGTCTTCTCCGAGCGGGAGCGCCTCAGCTTCCCGGTGCTCTCCGACCACTGGCCGCACGGCGCCACCGCGCAGCAGTACGGCGTGTTCGACGACGAGCTCGGCGCCGCCCGCCGCGGCACCTTCGTCATCGACACCGACGGCGTCGTCCGGTGGCAGGTGCTGAACGCCATCCCCAACGCCCGGAGCAGCGAGGCGTACGTCGAGGCGCTCGGCGCCTTGTAA
- the aceE gene encoding pyruvate dehydrogenase (acetyl-transferring), homodimeric type — translation MSAERKRFHVISDGLPSQLPDIDPTETEEWLESLDSVIDAHGRTRARYVMLRLLERARERQVGVPALRSTDYINTIPPEREPWFPGDEYIERRIRAYIRWNAAVMVSRANRPGLGVGGHIASYASAASLYEVGFNHFFRGKKSGSGDHVYIQGHASPGMYARAYLEGRLSEQQLDGFRQERSTAGGGLPSYPHPRLMPDFWEFPTVSMGLGPLNAIYQARFNRYLQNRDIKDTSDSHVWAFVGDGEMDEPESVGALSLAAREELDNLTFVVNCNLQRLDGPVRGNGKIIQELESLYRGAGWNVIKVIWGRDWDPLLAQDVDGVLVNKMNTTPDGQFQTYVISEGEYIRDTFFGDDPRLRKMVADLSDEDLQRLSRGGHDYRKVYAAFEAAREHVGQPTVILAQTIKGWTLESFEGRMATHQMKKLTKDDLKEFRDRLYLPISDEALEADLPPYYHPGEKDDEIQYMMERRRQLGGFLPERIVRAKPVKLPGDDVYKELKQGSGKQKIATTMAFVRLLKDLIKSDDLGKRFVPIAPDEFRTFGMDSLFPSQKIYAPHGQQYEPADRSMLLSYRESEQGQLLHEGITESGAMGSFIAAGTSYAVHGTPMVPVYIFYSMFGFQRTGDQMWAAADSMARGFLLGATAGRTTLTGEGLQHADGHSPLLASTNPACVHYDAAWAYELAYIVQDGLRRMYSSSEEHPNGENVFYYLTIYNEPLEQPAEPADLDVTGLLKGMYRYRTGADGAEQPRAQILASGVGMPWAVQAQQLLAEQWGVAADVWSVTSWNELRRDAVECDEWNYLHPDDEHRTPYVTQALEQSTGPIVAVSDFMRAVPDQISRWVPGDWLALGTDGFGFSDTRGAARRYFHIDAESIVLGVLTQLAKQGHVKQEVLQQAIDTYHLHDVQAADPGESGGDA, via the coding sequence TTGTCTGCCGAACGCAAGCGGTTTCACGTAATCAGCGACGGGCTTCCCAGCCAGCTCCCGGACATCGACCCGACGGAGACCGAGGAGTGGTTGGAGTCCCTCGACAGCGTCATCGACGCGCACGGGCGCACCCGGGCGCGCTACGTGATGCTGCGCCTGCTCGAGCGGGCGAGGGAGCGCCAGGTCGGCGTGCCGGCCCTGCGCAGCACCGACTACATCAACACGATCCCGCCGGAGCGCGAGCCCTGGTTCCCCGGCGACGAGTACATCGAGCGGCGGATCCGGGCGTACATCCGGTGGAACGCGGCGGTGATGGTCAGCCGTGCGAACCGGCCGGGTCTCGGCGTCGGCGGGCACATCGCGAGCTACGCGTCCGCGGCGAGCCTCTACGAGGTGGGCTTCAACCACTTCTTCCGCGGTAAGAAGAGCGGGTCGGGCGACCACGTCTACATCCAGGGCCACGCCTCTCCCGGCATGTACGCCCGCGCGTACCTGGAGGGGCGGCTCAGCGAGCAGCAGCTGGACGGCTTCCGCCAGGAGCGGTCGACGGCCGGCGGCGGGCTGCCGTCGTACCCGCACCCCCGGCTGATGCCGGACTTCTGGGAGTTCCCGACGGTGTCCATGGGCCTCGGCCCGCTGAACGCGATCTACCAGGCACGGTTCAACCGCTACCTGCAGAACCGCGACATCAAGGACACCTCGGACTCGCACGTATGGGCGTTCGTCGGTGACGGCGAGATGGACGAGCCGGAGTCGGTCGGCGCCCTCTCGCTGGCCGCCCGCGAGGAGCTGGACAATCTCACCTTCGTCGTCAACTGCAACCTGCAGCGGCTGGACGGCCCGGTCCGCGGGAACGGCAAGATCATCCAGGAGCTGGAGTCGCTGTACCGCGGCGCCGGCTGGAACGTGATCAAGGTCATCTGGGGTCGTGACTGGGACCCGCTGCTCGCCCAGGACGTGGACGGCGTCCTGGTAAACAAGATGAACACGACGCCGGACGGTCAGTTCCAGACGTACGTGATCAGCGAGGGCGAGTACATCAGGGACACCTTCTTCGGTGACGACCCGCGGCTGCGCAAGATGGTCGCCGACCTCTCCGACGAGGACCTGCAGCGCCTCTCCCGCGGCGGGCACGACTACCGGAAGGTCTACGCGGCGTTCGAGGCGGCACGGGAGCACGTCGGGCAGCCCACGGTGATCCTCGCGCAGACGATCAAGGGCTGGACGCTGGAGAGCTTCGAGGGCCGGATGGCCACGCACCAGATGAAGAAGCTCACCAAGGACGACCTGAAGGAGTTCCGCGACCGGCTGTACCTGCCGATCTCGGACGAGGCCCTCGAGGCCGACCTGCCGCCCTACTACCATCCGGGCGAGAAGGACGACGAGATCCAGTACATGATGGAGCGGCGCCGTCAGCTCGGTGGCTTCCTGCCCGAGCGGATCGTTCGCGCCAAGCCGGTGAAGCTGCCGGGCGACGACGTGTACAAGGAGCTCAAACAGGGCTCGGGCAAGCAGAAGATCGCCACCACCATGGCGTTCGTCCGGCTGCTCAAGGACCTGATCAAGTCCGACGACCTGGGCAAGCGGTTCGTGCCGATCGCGCCGGACGAGTTCCGCACCTTCGGCATGGACTCGCTGTTCCCCTCGCAGAAGATCTACGCGCCGCACGGCCAGCAGTACGAGCCGGCGGACCGCAGCATGCTGCTCTCGTACCGCGAGTCCGAGCAGGGCCAGCTGCTGCACGAGGGCATCACCGAGTCCGGCGCGATGGGTTCGTTCATCGCCGCCGGCACGTCGTACGCCGTGCACGGCACGCCGATGGTGCCGGTCTACATCTTCTACTCGATGTTCGGCTTCCAACGTACGGGCGACCAGATGTGGGCCGCCGCGGACTCGATGGCCCGCGGTTTCCTGCTCGGCGCCACGGCGGGCCGCACTACGCTCACCGGCGAGGGCCTGCAGCACGCGGACGGCCACTCGCCGCTGCTCGCGTCCACCAACCCGGCGTGCGTGCACTACGACGCGGCCTGGGCGTACGAGCTCGCGTACATCGTGCAGGACGGCCTGCGGCGGATGTACTCGTCGTCGGAGGAGCACCCGAACGGCGAGAACGTCTTCTACTACCTGACGATCTACAACGAGCCGCTCGAGCAGCCGGCGGAGCCCGCGGACCTGGACGTGACGGGCCTGCTGAAGGGCATGTACCGCTACCGCACCGGGGCGGACGGCGCCGAACAGCCGCGCGCGCAGATCCTCGCGTCCGGCGTCGGCATGCCGTGGGCGGTGCAGGCGCAGCAGCTGCTGGCCGAGCAGTGGGGCGTCGCCGCCGACGTGTGGTCGGTCACGTCCTGGAACGAGCTGCGCCGGGACGCGGTCGAGTGCGACGAGTGGAACTACCTGCACCCGGACGACGAGCACCGTACGCCGTACGTGACGCAGGCGCTCGAGCAGTCGACCGGGCCGATCGTCGCGGTGAGCGACTTCATGCGTGCCGTACCTGACCAGATCTCCCGCTGGGTGCCTGGCGACTGGCTGGCCCTGGGCACGGACGGGTTCGGATTCTCCGACACCCGCGGCGCGGCGCGCAGGTACTTCCACATCGACGCCGAGTCGATCGTGCTCGGGGTGCTCACCCAGCTCGCCAAGCAGGGCCACGTGAAGCAGGAGGTCCTGCAGCAGGCGATCGACACCTACCACCTGCACGACGTCCAGGCGGCGGACCCCGGCGAGTCCGGCGGCGACGCCTGA
- a CDS encoding DUF3052 family protein: MSATAEHADGQDNSAVDRLGLKPGQIVQELGYDDDCDDALRAAVEERIGSELVDEDYDDVADVVLLWWRESDGDPADGLLDALSSLVDGGTVWLLTPKAGREEHIEPSEISESAVSAGLQATSSVSAAADWVGTRLVPPRAKGKR, from the coding sequence GTGAGCGCGACCGCGGAGCACGCGGACGGGCAGGACAACTCAGCCGTCGACCGGCTGGGGCTCAAGCCAGGCCAGATCGTCCAGGAGTTGGGATACGACGACGACTGCGACGACGCGCTCCGCGCGGCCGTCGAAGAGCGCATCGGCAGTGAACTCGTCGACGAGGATTACGACGATGTAGCGGACGTCGTGCTGCTGTGGTGGCGCGAGAGCGACGGCGACCCGGCCGACGGCCTGCTCGACGCGCTGTCCTCCCTCGTCGACGGCGGCACGGTCTGGCTCCTCACGCCCAAGGCCGGCCGCGAGGAGCACATCGAGCCGAGCGAGATCAGCGAGAGTGCGGTGAGCGCCGGCCTGCAGGCAACCAGTAGCGTGAGTGCAGCAGCGGACTGGGTCGGCACCCGGCTGGTACCCCCACGGGCGAAAGGTAAGCGATGA
- a CDS encoding YjbQ family protein, whose translation MQTRVIEVATGNREAVIDLSGECDAFLRDIGAGDGLLHAFVPHATAGLALVELGAGSDADLLAALKDLLPADDRWQHAHGSRGHGRSHVLPAFIAPYVTVPVLGGELALGTWQSVTLVDVNVDNRSRRVRFSYLPG comes from the coding sequence ATGCAGACGCGTGTGATCGAGGTCGCGACGGGTAACCGAGAGGCGGTGATCGACCTCAGCGGCGAGTGCGACGCGTTCCTCAGGGACATCGGTGCTGGTGACGGCCTGCTGCACGCCTTCGTGCCGCACGCGACCGCCGGGCTGGCCCTGGTGGAGCTGGGGGCGGGCAGCGACGCGGACCTGCTGGCCGCCCTGAAGGACCTGCTGCCGGCCGACGACCGGTGGCAGCACGCGCACGGCTCGCGGGGGCACGGGAGGTCACACGTGCTACCCGCGTTCATCGCCCCCTACGTCACGGTCCCCGTGCTCGGCGGGGAGCTTGCACTGGGGACGTGGCAGAGCGTCACCCTGGTGGACGTGAACGTCGATAACCGCTCGCGACGAGTACGGTTCAGCTACCTTCCCGGTTAG
- a CDS encoding MFS transporter, protein MTTPASSVLLVSLHRTPCVRRAGVGNPMLEPMEEHRRDFRLLLVSALATASGYGLLLPVVPLWAQAGGAAPAGIGATNAAFLLATVVAQFGTPAVLRLLGHRETLALGSLLFGLPVFAYAPTSWLPALITVGVVRGIGFALVVVTGSALVAHLLPAHRRGRGLGQFGLAIGLPNVIWLPAGPWLTEQVSFPVVFAVGGALPLVGAAITLAMRIRTRTPRARRAPRTSNAVASVRPAELAAPFLVVLAGALASSAYVTFLPAAVDRTVAVTVGLLGYGVGIVVGRWLAGVFTDSHRRPVLLGPGVAVSGLGMLTLAAVTVTDSAALAVVAVAVGGLAFGGGYGAVQNTTLSAMFARVEPAGFDKASTVWNMAVDAGTGAGSMLLGLLAGAAGYPWTFAATAAMLAVTWPLAFAINRRERNRGAA, encoded by the coding sequence ATGACAACTCCGGCCTCGTCGGTGCTCCTCGTGAGTCTGCACCGTACCCCGTGCGTGCGGCGCGCCGGCGTCGGGAACCCTATGCTCGAGCCGATGGAGGAGCACAGGCGCGATTTCCGGTTGCTACTCGTCAGTGCCCTCGCGACAGCCAGCGGCTACGGCCTGCTGCTCCCCGTGGTTCCGCTGTGGGCGCAGGCCGGTGGCGCGGCGCCGGCGGGGATCGGCGCGACCAACGCGGCGTTCCTACTGGCGACGGTCGTCGCTCAGTTCGGCACCCCGGCGGTGCTCCGCCTGCTCGGCCACCGCGAGACGCTGGCGCTCGGCTCGCTGCTGTTCGGTCTGCCGGTGTTCGCGTACGCGCCCACCAGCTGGCTGCCGGCGCTCATCACCGTCGGCGTGGTACGCGGTATCGGGTTCGCCTTGGTGGTGGTCACCGGGAGCGCGCTCGTCGCACACCTGCTCCCCGCCCATCGCCGCGGGCGCGGCCTGGGCCAGTTCGGGCTCGCGATCGGACTGCCGAACGTGATCTGGCTGCCGGCCGGGCCATGGCTCACCGAGCAGGTGAGCTTCCCCGTGGTCTTCGCCGTCGGTGGCGCGCTGCCGCTCGTCGGTGCGGCGATCACGCTCGCGATGCGCATCCGCACCCGCACACCGCGCGCACGCCGGGCACCCCGTACGTCGAACGCGGTCGCCTCGGTGCGACCGGCCGAGCTGGCGGCGCCGTTCCTCGTAGTGCTCGCCGGGGCGCTGGCCAGCAGCGCGTACGTGACCTTCCTGCCGGCCGCAGTGGACCGGACCGTGGCGGTGACCGTCGGGCTGCTCGGCTACGGCGTCGGCATCGTGGTGGGCCGCTGGCTCGCCGGTGTGTTCACCGACAGCCACCGCAGACCGGTGCTGCTCGGCCCCGGCGTGGCGGTCAGCGGTCTCGGTATGTTGACGCTCGCCGCCGTCACCGTCACCGACTCGGCCGCCCTCGCCGTCGTGGCGGTGGCGGTCGGCGGGTTGGCGTTCGGCGGGGGGTACGGCGCGGTGCAGAACACCACGCTCAGCGCCATGTTCGCCCGCGTCGAGCCGGCCGGCTTCGACAAGGCCAGCACGGTGTGGAACATGGCGGTCGACGCCGGCACCGGCGCGGGCTCCATGCTGCTCGGCCTGCTCGCCGGCGCCGCCGGCTACCCGTGGACGTTCGCCGCCACCGCGGCCATGCTCGCCGTCACCTGGCCGCTGGCCTTCGCCATCAACCGCAGGGAACGCAACCGCGGCGCGGCCTAG
- a CDS encoding PHP domain-containing protein, which translates to MERIAFLLERADEPTYRVRAFRGAADVLRELAPGELERRVAAGTLQELPGIGKVTATAIAEAYAGEVPVYLRRLEATEGTDLSAAAAELRAALRGDLHSHSDWSDGGSPIEVMAATARDLGHAYQAVTEHSPRLRVANGLSAERLRKQLGVVRELNEQLAPFRLLSGIEVDILADGSLDQDEDLLDQLDVVVASSHSKLDLPEREMTKRMVLAVANPRVDVLGHCTGRKIKGKRRNESTFDAEIVFEACRRFGVAVEINCRADRQDPPKRLLRLAVEAGCIFTIDTDAHAPGQLDWQPSGCERAVLCGVPQERIVNTWSPDQLLAWTRDRELPG; encoded by the coding sequence ATGGAGCGGATCGCCTTCCTCCTCGAGCGCGCCGACGAGCCGACCTACCGGGTGCGTGCCTTCCGCGGTGCGGCCGACGTGCTGCGCGAGCTCGCGCCAGGGGAGCTGGAGCGGCGGGTCGCGGCCGGCACCCTGCAGGAGCTGCCCGGCATCGGCAAGGTCACCGCGACGGCGATCGCGGAGGCGTACGCGGGGGAGGTGCCGGTCTACCTCAGGCGGCTGGAGGCGACCGAGGGCACCGACCTGAGCGCGGCGGCCGCCGAGCTGCGGGCCGCGCTGCGCGGCGACCTGCACTCGCACTCGGACTGGTCCGACGGCGGCAGCCCGATCGAGGTGATGGCCGCGACGGCGCGCGACCTCGGGCACGCGTACCAGGCGGTGACCGAGCACTCGCCGCGGCTGCGGGTCGCGAACGGCCTGTCCGCCGAGCGGCTGCGCAAGCAGCTCGGCGTGGTGCGCGAGCTGAACGAGCAGCTGGCGCCGTTCCGGCTGCTCAGCGGCATCGAGGTGGACATCCTCGCGGACGGCAGCCTGGACCAGGACGAGGACCTGCTCGACCAGCTCGACGTGGTGGTGGCCAGCTCGCACTCCAAGCTGGACCTGCCGGAGCGCGAGATGACCAAGCGGATGGTGCTCGCCGTCGCGAACCCGCGCGTGGACGTACTGGGGCACTGCACGGGGCGGAAGATCAAGGGGAAGCGGCGCAACGAGTCGACCTTCGACGCGGAGATCGTCTTCGAGGCGTGCCGGCGGTTCGGGGTGGCGGTGGAGATCAACTGCCGCGCCGACCGGCAGGACCCGCCGAAGCGCCTGCTGCGGCTGGCGGTGGAGGCGGGCTGCATCTTCACCATCGACACCGACGCCCACGCCCCCGGCCAGCTCGACTGGCAACCGAGCGGCTGCGAGCGCGCCGTGCTGTGCGGCGTCCCGCAGGAACGGATCGTGAACACCTGGAGCCCGGACCAGCTGTTGGCCTGGACCCGCGACCGGGAGCTGCCCGGCTGA
- a CDS encoding bifunctional RNase H/acid phosphatase yields MTTLLVEADGGSRGNPGPAGYGAVVKDAGSGEVLAEVAEAIGKATNNVAEYGGLVAGLRAAAEIDPAAELEVRMDSKLVVEQMRGNWKVKHPDLKPLAIEANGLARTFRRVSYVWVPRERNAHADRLANEAMDAAQPGAARRAAPKAAEPAADEEQARAFIPPALGTPTRTLLLRHGATAASTDGWFNGVADEPLTEGGREEARAVAQALAAGEPIDAIVSSPLRRARETADIVASALGQTVREDDDLREVDFGSWEGLSLADITAKYAAEFERWASEVAAAPPGGESLVDARTRANRARTKLLARYQGKTVLVVAHGLLHSVLVSIALDVPVEVIFRLRIETTGLSAVDWYAEGFARLRAFNDIRHLA; encoded by the coding sequence GTGACCACACTGCTGGTCGAGGCCGACGGCGGCTCCCGCGGGAACCCTGGGCCGGCCGGGTACGGCGCCGTGGTCAAGGACGCCGGTAGCGGCGAGGTGCTTGCCGAGGTCGCCGAGGCGATCGGCAAGGCGACGAACAACGTGGCCGAGTACGGTGGGCTCGTCGCCGGGTTGCGTGCGGCGGCGGAGATCGATCCCGCCGCCGAGCTCGAGGTGCGGATGGACTCCAAGCTGGTCGTCGAGCAGATGCGCGGCAACTGGAAGGTGAAGCATCCGGACCTGAAGCCGCTGGCGATCGAGGCGAACGGGCTGGCGCGTACGTTCCGGCGGGTGAGCTACGTGTGGGTGCCGCGCGAGCGCAACGCGCACGCGGACCGGCTCGCCAACGAAGCCATGGACGCCGCACAGCCAGGCGCTGCGCGGCGGGCGGCGCCGAAGGCCGCGGAGCCGGCCGCCGACGAGGAGCAGGCCCGGGCGTTCATCCCACCCGCTCTCGGCACGCCCACCCGCACGTTGCTGCTGCGGCACGGTGCGACGGCCGCGTCGACGGACGGGTGGTTCAACGGCGTCGCCGACGAGCCACTCACCGAGGGCGGCCGCGAGGAGGCGCGCGCGGTCGCGCAGGCGCTGGCGGCGGGTGAACCGATCGACGCCATCGTGTCGTCGCCGCTGCGGCGGGCCCGCGAGACGGCGGACATCGTGGCGAGTGCGCTCGGGCAGACCGTCCGCGAGGACGACGACCTGCGCGAGGTCGACTTCGGCTCGTGGGAAGGCCTCTCGCTCGCCGACATCACCGCCAAGTACGCCGCCGAGTTCGAACGCTGGGCGTCCGAGGTCGCCGCCGCGCCGCCCGGCGGGGAGAGCCTGGTCGACGCGCGCACGCGCGCGAACCGGGCGCGTACCAAGCTGCTCGCCAGGTACCAGGGCAAGACGGTGCTCGTCGTCGCGCACGGCCTGCTGCACTCGGTGCTCGTGTCGATCGCGCTCGACGTCCCTGTCGAGGTGATCTTCCGGCTGCGGATCGAGACCACCGGGCTGTCCGCGGTGGACTGGTACGCGGAGGGGTTCGCGCGACTGCGGGCGTTCAACGACATCAGGCACCTCGCCTGA
- a CDS encoding GNAT family N-acetyltransferase produces MDSALVAQVRRFNRTVTQRVGALEDAYLAGGRPLGQARVLWEIGPDGTEVRALRSRLDLDSGYLSRLLRALTAEGLVTVRTDGGDARVRTAHLTAAGRAERAELDRRSDDLATSILAPLNDRQRARLVGALTEAEQLLVASMVHVDVVDPRRRDARHCLQAYFAELAERFEGGFEPAQTMPADAADLTAPAGLFLVATLHAEPVGCGGLKLHPAGYADVKRMWVAAGSRGLGLGRRLLAELEARATDHGVHTLRLETNRALTEAIGLYRAAGFREVPAFNPEPYAHHWFEKPLPR; encoded by the coding sequence ATGGACTCGGCTCTCGTCGCGCAGGTGCGCCGCTTCAACCGCACGGTGACCCAGCGGGTCGGTGCCCTCGAGGACGCGTACCTCGCCGGCGGCCGACCGCTCGGGCAGGCACGGGTGCTCTGGGAGATCGGCCCGGACGGCACCGAGGTCCGCGCCCTGCGATCCCGCCTGGACCTGGACTCCGGCTACCTCAGCCGGCTGCTGCGCGCCCTGACGGCCGAGGGGCTCGTCACGGTGCGAACCGACGGCGGCGACGCACGCGTGCGTACGGCACACCTCACCGCGGCCGGCCGTGCCGAGCGCGCCGAGCTGGACCGGCGCTCCGACGACCTGGCGACGTCGATCCTCGCCCCGCTCAACGACCGCCAGCGCGCCCGCCTGGTCGGCGCGCTGACGGAGGCCGAGCAGCTGCTGGTCGCGTCCATGGTCCACGTGGACGTCGTCGACCCCCGCCGCCGCGACGCCCGCCACTGCCTGCAGGCGTACTTCGCCGAGCTGGCGGAACGCTTCGAGGGCGGCTTCGAGCCGGCGCAGACCATGCCCGCCGACGCCGCCGACCTGACGGCTCCCGCGGGCCTGTTCCTGGTCGCGACGCTGCACGCCGAGCCGGTGGGCTGCGGCGGCCTCAAGCTCCACCCGGCCGGTTACGCCGACGTGAAGCGGATGTGGGTCGCCGCTGGCAGCCGTGGTCTCGGCCTCGGCCGCCGGCTGCTCGCCGAGCTGGAGGCGCGCGCCACCGACCACGGCGTCCACACCCTCCGCCTGGAGACGAACCGCGCCCTCACCGAGGCGATCGGCCTCTACCGGGCCGCCGGCTTCCGCGAGGTCCCAGCCTTCAACCCCGAGCCCTACGCCCACCACTGGTTCGAAAAACCCCTACCCCGCTAG
- a CDS encoding ring-cleaving dioxygenase, translated as MTLATSGLHHVTAIAGDPQRNADFYLRTLGLRLVKTTVNFDDPGTYHLYYGDQAGRPGSLLTFFPWRDVPAGRRGNGQATTTSFSVPEQSIGWWRDHLEKLGVSVSRVQSRDGEDTLTFRDPDGLALSLVAHPGGDPRDPWESPFVPAEHAVKGLHSVTLAVASEDATLGMLTEMGLKPSAQEGNRIRYAAGDGGAGTLVDVLVNPRAPRGLVAGGTVHHVAWRAPDQVTQAQWRKELLGEGVHVTEIKDRQYFTSIYFREPGGTLLEIATDDPGFGIDEPLLELGQALKLPPWLEPNRDQIEHVLPELKLPSADEAQAKPAEAL; from the coding sequence ATGACGCTGGCAACCAGTGGTCTGCACCACGTCACCGCCATCGCCGGCGACCCACAGCGCAACGCGGACTTCTACCTCCGCACCCTGGGGCTGCGGCTGGTGAAGACCACCGTGAACTTCGACGACCCGGGGACCTACCACCTCTACTACGGCGACCAGGCGGGCCGGCCCGGCAGCCTGTTGACGTTCTTCCCGTGGCGGGACGTGCCCGCCGGACGCCGGGGGAACGGCCAGGCGACGACCACCTCGTTCTCCGTGCCCGAGCAGTCCATCGGCTGGTGGCGCGACCACCTCGAGAAGCTCGGCGTCTCGGTGAGCCGGGTCCAGAGCCGCGACGGCGAGGACACGCTCACCTTCCGCGACCCGGACGGGCTTGCCCTGTCCCTCGTCGCGCACCCGGGCGGCGACCCGCGCGACCCGTGGGAGAGCCCGTTCGTGCCCGCGGAGCACGCGGTCAAGGGCCTGCACTCCGTCACCCTCGCGGTGGCCAGTGAGGACGCGACGCTGGGCATGCTGACCGAGATGGGTCTCAAGCCATCCGCGCAGGAGGGCAACAGGATCAGGTACGCGGCCGGCGACGGTGGCGCGGGCACGTTGGTGGACGTGCTCGTCAACCCGCGGGCACCGCGTGGGCTGGTCGCGGGTGGCACCGTGCACCACGTCGCGTGGCGGGCGCCGGACCAGGTGACCCAGGCGCAGTGGCGCAAGGAGCTGCTCGGCGAGGGCGTCCACGTCACGGAGATCAAGGACCGGCAGTACTTCACCTCGATCTACTTCAGGGAGCCAGGCGGCACGTTGCTGGAGATCGCGACGGACGACCCGGGCTTCGGGATCGACGAGCCGCTGCTCGAGCTCGGCCAGGCGCTGAAGCTGCCGCCGTGGCTGGAGCCCAACCGTGACCAGATCGAGCACGTGCTGCCCGAGCTGAAGCTGCCGAGCGCCGACGAGGCGCAGGCGAAGCCCGCGGAGGCACTGTGA
- a CDS encoding MarR family transcriptional regulator has product MGEIEERFGLPPAQFDILIRLLRHPEYRMPMTKLAREAALSSGGFTKVADRLARVGLIERVRCDDDRRVIYAELTDRGRTLAEEAREVCAQILRRRLLEPLGPTATVALAESMRILREANGDTHPSTDPTR; this is encoded by the coding sequence ATGGGCGAGATCGAGGAACGGTTCGGGCTGCCGCCCGCCCAGTTCGACATCCTCATCAGGCTGTTGCGACACCCCGAGTACAGGATGCCGATGACCAAGCTCGCCCGCGAGGCTGCGCTGTCCAGCGGCGGCTTCACCAAGGTGGCCGACCGCCTCGCCCGCGTAGGCCTCATCGAACGCGTCCGCTGCGACGACGACCGGCGGGTCATCTACGCCGAGCTCACCGACCGCGGCCGCACCCTGGCCGAGGAGGCGCGCGAGGTCTGCGCGCAGATCCTCCGCCGCCGCCTGCTCGAGCCCCTCGGCCCCACCGCAACCGTCGCCCTGGCCGAGTCCATGCGCATCCTCCGCGAAGCCAACGGCGACACCCACCCAAGCACCGACCCGACCCGCTAG
- a CDS encoding alpha/beta hydrolase has translation MTDNGLSLDYRVHAGSDTGPVLLLLHGTGGTPDDLVGLGRQLFGDAPMLAPAGPVSEFGAARWFRRLAEGVFDTDDVVERAHQLADFVAAATERHGLVGRPLIAIGFSNGANIAAATLLLRPEVLQTAVLFSSMLPVPQPPAHDLSATKVFLANGTADPMAPIASTDQLVSELQQRGADVGTYRHPGGHQITVDALAAARDWAKELVAA, from the coding sequence GTGACGGACAACGGGTTGAGCCTGGACTACCGGGTCCACGCCGGCAGCGACACCGGCCCGGTCCTGCTGTTGCTGCATGGCACCGGAGGTACGCCCGACGACCTGGTCGGTCTGGGGCGCCAGCTGTTCGGTGACGCACCGATGCTGGCGCCCGCCGGCCCGGTGTCGGAGTTCGGCGCGGCGCGCTGGTTCCGCCGGCTGGCCGAGGGCGTCTTCGACACCGACGACGTCGTCGAGCGCGCCCACCAGCTCGCCGACTTCGTCGCTGCGGCGACCGAGCGGCACGGGCTGGTCGGGCGGCCGTTGATCGCCATCGGCTTCTCCAACGGGGCGAACATCGCCGCCGCGACGCTGTTGCTGCGGCCCGAGGTGCTGCAGACCGCAGTGCTGTTCTCCAGCATGCTGCCGGTGCCGCAGCCGCCCGCGCACGACCTGAGCGCGACGAAGGTGTTCCTGGCCAACGGCACCGCCGACCCGATGGCGCCGATCGCGTCGACCGACCAGCTGGTGAGCGAGCTGCAGCAGCGGGGCGCGGACGTCGGCACGTACCGGCACCCGGGCGGTCACCAGATCACCGTGGACGCACTGGCGGCGGCCAGGGACTGGGCGAAGGAACTGGTCGCAGCCTAG